A single window of Betta splendens chromosome 11, fBetSpl5.4, whole genome shotgun sequence DNA harbors:
- the jtb gene encoding protein JTB isoform X2, translating into MESDCRIPVVCCRPRVLILHVLFWGLVSLRVFGAALLGEEKTTVVKPMATPCWLLEDFVVTTECWQCNAFQSSWSACGLTGYVEKVNCTKSNRDEHKSCRSTLMEEHLFWKFEVAMLVLTMVFGILVFVRQHWLDRLASEKVRRQIESI; encoded by the exons ATGGAGAGTGACTGCCGGATCCCTGTGGTGTGTTGTCGGCCTCGAGTCCTCATCCTCCACGTTCTGTTTTGGGGCCTTGTTTCCCTCAG agtGTTTGGTGCTGCTCTATTGGGTGAAGAAAAAACTACAG TAGTAAAACCCATGGCTACCCCCTGCTGGTTGCTGGAGGACTTTGTAGTGACAACAGAGTGTTGGCAGTGTAACGCTTTCCAGTCT TCGTGGTCGGCCTGTGGACTGACGGGATACGTGGAAAAGGTCAACTGTACAAAGTCCAACAGAGACGAGCACAAAAG CTGTCGCTCCACTTTGATGGAGGAACACCTGTTCTGGAAGTTTGAGGTAGCCATGTTGGTGTTAACGATGGTCTTCGGCATCTTGGTGTTTGTCCGTCAGCATTGGCTCGACCGCCTTGCCTCTGAGAAAGTACGTCGCCAGATCGAGTCGATTTAG
- the glmp gene encoding glycosylated lysosomal membrane protein isoform X1: MAAAVKTLISGVFVILFCLLFGFCQSLFRGDTFKRQVTMELNPGSTGPHLGVNLLHIRAVGRNDTLHFLFCNQGAPTLLLVHTNVSSSIVTVNWTLFLARNTSGSLKIEPESSVLYSTAVVFSRLWEYNDLNDTADPTSGFFPPYELQDFIWSPLNLSDMTALLCGANATSISGSICFQLSVFEMGGRGLSWPHLLHTANSSQVKVWLDGMLPRANNSRFLLELQAVSESYPLSRVEVHQSIDDEYTPSVFKVFQWVSAPNSISDILGFVQWKPVAYRHSNPSLEDAMPCRHSDPHPQNSEAMAASSGVIRAFYSQLKPFGLNVSFGLAGDPFYINTKFLSWTVLVGIGSPPTDSFSPVVITIMAIGLGTPLVLVLLGGMWVCMRKRTMESTMTYEPIN; encoded by the exons ATGGCGGCAGCAGTGAAGACGCTAATCAGCGGGGTCTTTGTGATActtttctgtttgcttttcgGCTTTTGTCAGAGTCTGTTCCGAGGAGACACATTTAAAAGACAG GTGACAATGGAGTTGAACCCTGGCTCCACTGGTCCACACTTGGGTGTCAACCTGCTGCATATCAGAGCTGTAGGAAGAAACGACACGCTGCATTTTCTGTTCTGCAACCAAGGGGCGCCGACGCTGTTGCTTGTTCACACAAACGTGTCTTCCTCTATCGTCACG GTGAACTGGACTTTGTTTTTAGCTCGTAATACCAGTGGCAGCCTGAAGATAGAGCCTGAGAGCagtgtcctgtacagcacagcTGTCGTCTTCAGTCGG TTGTGGGAGTACAACGACCTCAACGACACTGCGGATCCAACTTCAGGCTTTTTCCCACCTTATGAGCTGCAAGACTTTATTTGGTCCCCCCTCAATCTGTCAGATATGACTGCTTTGCTCTGTGGAGCCAACGCCACCTCCATCAGTGGGTCTATCTGCTTTCAG CTCTCTGTGTTTGAGATGGGGGGCCGTGGCTTGTCTTGGCCCCACCTCCTACATACCGCTAACTCCTCCCAGGTGAAGGTGTGGCTTGATGGCATGCTCCCACGGGCAAATAATTCAAGGTttctcctggagctgcaggcagTTAGTGAGTCCTATCCTCTGAGCAGAGTGGAAGTTCATCAGTCCATCGACGATGAATACACGCCCTCAGTATTCAAG GTGTTTCAGTGGGTCTCAGCACCAAACAGCATCTCTGATATCCTGGGATTTGTTCAGTGGAAGCCTGTGGCCTACCGTCATTCTAACCCATCTCTAGAGGATGCAATGCCATGTAGGCACTCGGACCCACACCCTCAGAACAGTGAAGCGATGGCAGCGTCCTCAGGTGTGATCCGCGCATTCTACTCCCAATTAAAGCCATTTGGACTAAACGTGAGCTTTGGCCTGGCAGGAGATCCGTTctacataaacacaaagttCCTGAGCTG GACAGTTCTGGTTGGCATTGGTTCACCCCCCACAGACTCCTTCTCACCAGTGGTTATTACCATTATGGCCATTGGTCTGGGGACTCCTTTAGTTCTCGTGCTGCTTGGCGGAATGTGGGTCTGCATGCGGAAGAGGACAATGGAGTCAACCATGACCTACGAGCCAATTAACTGA
- the jtb gene encoding protein JTB isoform X1 has product MESDCRIPVVCCRPRVLILHVLFWGLVSLRVFGAALLGEEKTTVVKPMATPCWLLEDFVVTTECWQCNAFQSKSWSACGLTGYVEKVNCTKSNRDEHKSCRSTLMEEHLFWKFEVAMLVLTMVFGILVFVRQHWLDRLASEKVRRQIESI; this is encoded by the exons ATGGAGAGTGACTGCCGGATCCCTGTGGTGTGTTGTCGGCCTCGAGTCCTCATCCTCCACGTTCTGTTTTGGGGCCTTGTTTCCCTCAG agtGTTTGGTGCTGCTCTATTGGGTGAAGAAAAAACTACAG TAGTAAAACCCATGGCTACCCCCTGCTGGTTGCTGGAGGACTTTGTAGTGACAACAGAGTGTTGGCAGTGTAACGCTTTCCAGTCT AAGTCGTGGTCGGCCTGTGGACTGACGGGATACGTGGAAAAGGTCAACTGTACAAAGTCCAACAGAGACGAGCACAAAAG CTGTCGCTCCACTTTGATGGAGGAACACCTGTTCTGGAAGTTTGAGGTAGCCATGTTGGTGTTAACGATGGTCTTCGGCATCTTGGTGTTTGTCCGTCAGCATTGGCTCGACCGCCTTGCCTCTGAGAAAGTACGTCGCCAGATCGAGTCGATTTAG
- the cct3 gene encoding T-complex protein 1 subunit gamma, which yields MIGQQVLVLNQNIKRESGRKVQTGNINAAKMIADVIRTCLGPRAMMKMLLDPTGGIVMTNDGNAILREIQVQHPAAKSMIEISRTQDEEVGDGTTSVIILAGEMLSVAEQFLEQQMHPTVVIGAYRQALEDMLDTLKEISSPVDTSDRSMMLKIVHSAINTKALSRWSELACSIALDAVRTVEVEESGRKEIDIKKYAKVEKVPGGIIEDSCVLRGVMLNKDVTHPRMRRMIKNPRIVLLDCSLEYKKGESQTDIEISKEEDFARILQMEEEYIQQICEDIIRLKPDLVFTEKGISDLAQHYLVKANITAIRRVRKTDNNRIARACGARIASRTDELREEDVGTGAGLFEVKKIGDEYFTFVTECKDPKACTILLRGASKEILAEVERNLQDAMQVCRNVLLDPFLLPGGGATEMAVSKRLTEQSRSLTGIEQWPYRAVAQALEVIPRTLIQNCGASTIRVLTSLRAKHTQDNSVYWGVDGETGNLTDMSSLGIWEPLAVKAQTYKTAVETAILLLRIDDIVSGHKKKDKDDAIGGQGAE from the exons ATGATCGGCCAGCAGGTTTTAGTACTCA ATCAGAACATTAAAAGAGAGTCCGGACGCAAAGTCCAGACAGGGAACATCAATGCTGCAAAG ATGATTGCAGATGTAATCAGGACCTGCCTTGGCCCCCGGGCCATGATGAag ATGTTGCTGGACCCCACAGGAGGTATCGTGATGACCAATGATGGAAATGCTATACTCCGAGAG ATCCAGGTCCAGCATCCCGCAGCCAAATCAATGATAGAGATAAGTCGCAcccaggatgaggaggtgggAGACGGGACCACATCAGTCATTATTTTAG CCGGTGAGATGCTGTCTGTGGCCGAGCAGTTCCTGGAACAGCAGATGCATCCGACCGTCGTCATCGGTGCCTACAGGCAGGCTCTGGAGGACATGCTGGACACTCTGAAGGAGATCAG TTCCCCTGTTGACACGTCCGATCGCTCCATGATGCTGAAGATTGTGCACTCTGCCATCAACACCAAGGCTTTGAGCCGCTGGTCTGAACTGGCCTGCAGCATTGCGTTGGATGCTGTTCGCACTGTAGAAGTGGAGGAAAGTGGACGCAAAGAGATTGACATCAAGAAGTATGCTAAGGTGGAGAAG GTTCCAGGTGGGATCATTGAGGACTCATGTGTTCTGAGAGGAGTCATGCTGAACAAAGATGTTACCCACCCAAGGATGAGACGCATGATTAAAAACCCTCGAATTGTCCTGCTGGACTGTTCCTTGGAGTACAAGAAGGGGGAAAGCCAG ACAGACATAGAGATCAGTAAGGAGGAGGATTTTGCCAGGATCCTGCAAATGGAGGAAGAGTACATCCAGCAAATCTGTGAGGACATCATTCGCCTGAAACCAGACCTGGTCTTCACTGAGAAGGGAATCTCTG ATCTGGCTCAACATTACCTGGTGAAAGCAAACATCACTGCTATCCGCCGCGTGAGGAAGACAGACAACAACCGCATTGCCAG GGCATGCGGGGCTCGTATCGCCAGCAGGACAGATGAGCTGCGTGAGGAGGACGTGGGAACAGGGGCTGGGCTGTTTGAGGTCAAGAAAATTGGGGACGAGTATTTCACTTTTGTAACAGAGTGTAAAGACCCCAAAGCCTGCACCATCCTTTTGAGGGGGGCCAGCAAGGAAATCCTGGCT GAGGTTGAGCGGAACCTACAGGATGCCATGCAGGTCTGCCGTAATGTGCTGCTGGACCCCTTCCTGCTGCCAGGTGGTGGCGCCACAGAGATGGCTGTGTCCAAGCGTCTTACAGAGCAGTCCCGTTCTCTGACTGGCATTGAACAATGGCCCTACCGCGCTGTGGCCCAGGCCCTAGAGGTCATCCCCAGAACCTTGATCCAGAACTGTGGAGCCTCTACCATCCGGGTCCTGACCTCCCTGAGG GCCAAACACACTCAAGACAACAGTGTGTATTGGGGAGTGGATGGTGAAACCGGCAATTTGACTGACATGTCCTCTCTGGGGATCTGGGAACCACTCGCTGTGAAAGCTCAGACCTACAAGACTGCTGTGGAG ACGGCCATCCTGCTGCTGCGCATTGACGACATTGTGTCTGGCCACAAGAAGAAGGACAAAGACGATGCCATTGGAGGACAGGGAGCTGAGTAG
- the glmp gene encoding glycosylated lysosomal membrane protein isoform X2 — MELNPGSTGPHLGVNLLHIRAVGRNDTLHFLFCNQGAPTLLLVHTNVSSSIVTVNWTLFLARNTSGSLKIEPESSVLYSTAVVFSRLWEYNDLNDTADPTSGFFPPYELQDFIWSPLNLSDMTALLCGANATSISGSICFQLSVFEMGGRGLSWPHLLHTANSSQVKVWLDGMLPRANNSRFLLELQAVSESYPLSRVEVHQSIDDEYTPSVFKVFQWVSAPNSISDILGFVQWKPVAYRHSNPSLEDAMPCRHSDPHPQNSEAMAASSGVIRAFYSQLKPFGLNVSFGLAGDPFYINTKFLSWTVLVGIGSPPTDSFSPVVITIMAIGLGTPLVLVLLGGMWVCMRKRTMESTMTYEPIN, encoded by the exons ATGGAGTTGAACCCTGGCTCCACTGGTCCACACTTGGGTGTCAACCTGCTGCATATCAGAGCTGTAGGAAGAAACGACACGCTGCATTTTCTGTTCTGCAACCAAGGGGCGCCGACGCTGTTGCTTGTTCACACAAACGTGTCTTCCTCTATCGTCACG GTGAACTGGACTTTGTTTTTAGCTCGTAATACCAGTGGCAGCCTGAAGATAGAGCCTGAGAGCagtgtcctgtacagcacagcTGTCGTCTTCAGTCGG TTGTGGGAGTACAACGACCTCAACGACACTGCGGATCCAACTTCAGGCTTTTTCCCACCTTATGAGCTGCAAGACTTTATTTGGTCCCCCCTCAATCTGTCAGATATGACTGCTTTGCTCTGTGGAGCCAACGCCACCTCCATCAGTGGGTCTATCTGCTTTCAG CTCTCTGTGTTTGAGATGGGGGGCCGTGGCTTGTCTTGGCCCCACCTCCTACATACCGCTAACTCCTCCCAGGTGAAGGTGTGGCTTGATGGCATGCTCCCACGGGCAAATAATTCAAGGTttctcctggagctgcaggcagTTAGTGAGTCCTATCCTCTGAGCAGAGTGGAAGTTCATCAGTCCATCGACGATGAATACACGCCCTCAGTATTCAAG GTGTTTCAGTGGGTCTCAGCACCAAACAGCATCTCTGATATCCTGGGATTTGTTCAGTGGAAGCCTGTGGCCTACCGTCATTCTAACCCATCTCTAGAGGATGCAATGCCATGTAGGCACTCGGACCCACACCCTCAGAACAGTGAAGCGATGGCAGCGTCCTCAGGTGTGATCCGCGCATTCTACTCCCAATTAAAGCCATTTGGACTAAACGTGAGCTTTGGCCTGGCAGGAGATCCGTTctacataaacacaaagttCCTGAGCTG GACAGTTCTGGTTGGCATTGGTTCACCCCCCACAGACTCCTTCTCACCAGTGGTTATTACCATTATGGCCATTGGTCTGGGGACTCCTTTAGTTCTCGTGCTGCTTGGCGGAATGTGGGTCTGCATGCGGAAGAGGACAATGGAGTCAACCATGACCTACGAGCCAATTAACTGA